One segment of Rosa chinensis cultivar Old Blush chromosome 6, RchiOBHm-V2, whole genome shotgun sequence DNA contains the following:
- the LOC112171383 gene encoding serine/threonine-protein kinase Nek8-like: MEDNAQTVLFERCGGKWKRILRFLQSVEQSSDMVETSADAYYHWKISFPSPAHVVQMSASHNHAAFVMQSGEVFTCGDNSSFCCGHKDTNRPIFRPRLVEAMKGIPCKQVVAGLNFTAFLTRQGHVYTCGANTHGQLGHGDTTDSPTPKIIEFLKQIGSIIQIAAGPSYVLAANQLKFL; the protein is encoded by the exons ATGGAAGACAATGCTCAGACAGTGCTGTTTGAGCGGTGCGGTGGCAAGTGGaagaggattttgaggttcttgcaaTCCGTGGAGCAATCGTCTGACATGGTGGAGACTTCAGCAG ATGCATATTACCACTGGAAG ATTAGTTTTCCATCTCCAGCACATGTGGTCCAAATGTCAGCCTCCCACAACCATGCTGCTTTTGTTATGCAATCTGGAGAG GTTTTCACATGTGGGGACAATTCGTCATTTTGTTGTGGGCATAAAGATACAAACCGGCCAATATTTAGGCCTAGGCTCGTAGAGGCAATGAAGGGAATTCCTTGCAAGCAG GTTGTTGCAGGGCTTAATTTTACAGCTTTCCTTACAAGACAAGGCCATGTTTATACATGTGGGGCCAATACACATGGACAACTCGGTCATGGAGACACCACAGATAGCCCAACTCCCAAAATTATTGAATTTCTCAAGCAAATTGGCTCCATAATTCAGATTGCTGCTGGTCCAAGTTACGTCTTAGCTGCAAACCAACTGAAATTTTTATAG